A genome region from Sander vitreus isolate 19-12246 chromosome 21, sanVit1, whole genome shotgun sequence includes the following:
- the dusp29 gene encoding dual specificity phosphatase 29 isoform X1 — MASQKSKTGTKINVTKAAEEFSPVDEYVTPGGYELEKILNHGSVAYTHVNEVWPNVYIGDEQTAKDKNNLKKLGITHILNAAEGTWNNVDTGAGYYTDMDVVYYGVVAEDVTTFDLSQYFLSATRFIEETLSNPQNKLLVHCVMGRSRSATLFLAYLMICENMTVVDAIEHVKKRRRIIPNWGFLKQLRELDMQLLEKREDNSVQVQRLQKSNINKNTSTSCVLHAIH, encoded by the exons ATGGCTTCTCAGAAGTCAAAGactggcaccaagataaatgttACAAAGGCAGCGGAGGAATTCAGTCCAGTGGATGAATATGTCACACCTGGGGGCTATGAGCTGGAGAAAATCCTAAACCATGGGAGTGTGGCTTACACTCATGTCAACGAAGTCTGGCCTAACGTCTACATCGGGGATGA GCAGACTGCAAAGGACAAGAATAATCTGAAGAAATTGGGGATTACGCACATCTTGAATGCAGCAGAGGGGACGTGGAACAACGTGGACACCGGAGCTGGTTACTACACTGACATGGACGTCGTCTACTATGGCGTGGTAGCAGAAGATGTCACAACATTTGACCTTAGCCAGTATTTCCTCTCTGCTACCCGGTTTATAGAAGAGACATTGAGCAATCCTCAGA ATAAACTGCTGGTGCACTGTGTGATGGGAAGGAGTCGGTCTGCCACACTTTTCCTCGCTTACCTCATGATCTGTGAGAACATGACGGTGGTCGACGCCATTGAGCACGTGAAGAAACGCAGGAGGATCATCCCCAACTGGGGCTTCCTGAAACAGCTGAGAGAGCTGGACATGCAGCTCCTGGAGAAAAGGGAAGA CAACTCTGTACAGGTACAAAGGCTACAAAAGAgcaatataaacaaaaacacaagtacaAGTTGCGTTTTACATGCAATCCATTAG
- the dusp29 gene encoding dual specificity phosphatase 29 isoform X2 — MASQKSKTGTKINVTKAAEEFSPVDEYVTPGGYELEKILNHGSVAYTHVNEVWPNVYIGDEQTAKDKNNLKKLGITHILNAAEGTWNNVDTGAGYYTDMDVVYYGVVAEDVTTFDLSQYFLSATRFIEETLSNPQNKLLVHCVMGRSRSATLFLAYLMICENMTVVDAIEHVKKRRRIIPNWGFLKQLRELDMQLLEKREEGTEKS; from the exons ATGGCTTCTCAGAAGTCAAAGactggcaccaagataaatgttACAAAGGCAGCGGAGGAATTCAGTCCAGTGGATGAATATGTCACACCTGGGGGCTATGAGCTGGAGAAAATCCTAAACCATGGGAGTGTGGCTTACACTCATGTCAACGAAGTCTGGCCTAACGTCTACATCGGGGATGA GCAGACTGCAAAGGACAAGAATAATCTGAAGAAATTGGGGATTACGCACATCTTGAATGCAGCAGAGGGGACGTGGAACAACGTGGACACCGGAGCTGGTTACTACACTGACATGGACGTCGTCTACTATGGCGTGGTAGCAGAAGATGTCACAACATTTGACCTTAGCCAGTATTTCCTCTCTGCTACCCGGTTTATAGAAGAGACATTGAGCAATCCTCAGA ATAAACTGCTGGTGCACTGTGTGATGGGAAGGAGTCGGTCTGCCACACTTTTCCTCGCTTACCTCATGATCTGTGAGAACATGACGGTGGTCGACGCCATTGAGCACGTGAAGAAACGCAGGAGGATCATCCCCAACTGGGGCTTCCTGAAACAGCTGAGAGAGCTGGACATGCAGCTCCTGGAGAAAAGGGAAGAGGGTACAGAGAAGAGCTGA